In Mytilus trossulus isolate FHL-02 chromosome 14, PNRI_Mtr1.1.1.hap1, whole genome shotgun sequence, a genomic segment contains:
- the LOC134697104 gene encoding uncharacterized protein LOC134697104, protein MNLGPQWSCKVWESSTGTEPGFFYRKLYARHEQTLANSTRYKSKPSVHKLRWKKKFSSLKTSTTRKATRAYGPEATDVVEDVSTTVLQKLQDKFLQTHINLSAQQCKNITTSTVVQSQSGLWHSERKKRITASNFGSIVKRNPSLPIAKFVRNILYSSFSGNRHTRNGINQEDTTIEEYKLKKAEENENVSVERSGLVMHHTNKYLAASPDGIVTISTGETGIIEIKNLLHSKPLNLWQASANKTFCLENISGKLQLKENHNYFYQCHGLLNICNKDWIDFVVRTLNPHQIFIQRIYRDVSLWENTMLPKLQSFYNKAILPELASPREGKSPGIREPGMWVSLKICTNAYIIKRNES, encoded by the coding sequence ATGAACTTAGGTCCACAGTGGTCATGCAAGGTTTGGGAATCTTCTACAGGGACAGAACCGGGATTTTTCTATAGAAAACTTTATGCCCGTCATGAACAAACTTTAGCTAATTCCACCAGGTATAAATCAAAACCAAGTGTTCATAAACTTCGTTGGAAAAAGAAATTCTCAAGCCTGAAAACAAGCACCACAAGAAAAGCTACTAGAGCATATGGTCCAGAAGCTACTGATGTTGTAGAAGATGTCTCCACTACAGTACTTCAAAAACTTCAAgataaatttttacaaactCATATCAATCTTTCGGCCCAACAGTGTAAAAATATAACTACTTCTACAGTTGTTCAATCTCAGTCAGGTCTTTGGCATTCAGAAAGGAAAAAGAGAATAACTGCATCTAACTTTGGTTCAATTGTCAAAAGAAATCCATCTCTGCCTATTGCAAAATTTGTCCGTAACATTCTTTATTCGTCATTCAGTGGAAATCGTCACACAAGAAATGGTATTAACCAAGAAGACACAACAATAGAGGAATACAAACTAAAGAAAGctgaagaaaatgaaaatgtatctGTAGAACGCAGTGGACTGGTCATGCATCATACCAACAAATACTTGGCAGCTAGCCCAGATGGCATAGTTACTATATCCACAGGAGAAACTggtattattgaaataaaaaacttACTACATTCTAAACCTTTAAACCTTTGGCAAGCATCAGCAAACAAAACATTCTGCTTAGAAAATATATCGGGAAAACTGCAACTAAAAGAAAACCACAACTACTTTTACCAATGTCATGGACTTCTTAACATCTGCAATAAAGACTGGATTGATTTTGTGGTCCGCACATTGAATCCTCACCAAATTTTTATTCAGAGAATTTATCGAGATGTCTCTTTATGGGAAAATACAATGCTTCCGAAACTTCAATCTTTTTACAACAAGGCAATACTTCCTGAATTAGCTTCACCTAGAGAGGGGAAAAGTCCAGGAATTAGAGAACCTGGGATGTGGGTAAGTCTGAAAATATGCACAAAtgcatatataataaaaagaaatgagtCCTGA